The DNA region GGCCTGCCCGTCAGCGGCTGGGCGGTGGTGCCGCCGACGCTCGGCCTCGCCGCCCTGGTCGCGGCCGGGATCCTCGCCGAGGCGCTGGTCTCCGGCCGCCGCCAGATCGCCACCGAGCTGCGGGTCGGCGACGGCGGCTGAAGGGCCGAGGCGGGGCGGCCCAGCAGGAGGGCTCAGCGGCGGCAGGGCCCCGCGAGAGGGCGGAGTGCCGGGACGGGAGTGCCGGGGGCGTCCCCGGTCCGCTGCGGCGGTGCGCTACGGCAGCGGGCCGTCCGGCACCGGCCCGGCGCCCGGGGCGGCGGACCGGACCGTGGCGAGGTACTCCTCCGTCAGCTCCGGGGATGCCAGCCAGGCCGCGTAATCGATCGGCTCGGCATAGGTGTTGGCGAGCCTGCGGGCCACCGCCGGGTGCTCTGCGGCGGCCCCGAAGACGGCCTGGAGGTGGTCGGGCATGGTCAGCATCGACGCCGTGAACTCCACGGTGTGGCGGGCGTGCCGGTGCCAGAAGCGCTCGAAGGTGTCGTGCATCCACTCCGTGGTGAACGGCTCCCCGCGCCGGGCGACGATCGCCACCAGGTAGGCGGCGGCCGCCCGGGCGGCGCTGTTCGCGCCCTGGCCGGTGATCGGGTCGTTCACCACCAGCGCGTCGCCGATGCCGAGCACGGCCGGGCCGTCCGCCCCGCCCGCCGCCGCGCCGCCACCGCCGCTGCCACCGCTGCCGCCGCTGCCGCCGTCCAGCCGGGCGACCGGCCGCCGGACCTCCGGGGTCAGTGCCCCGTACAGGGACGCCCCGGCGTCGGTCGGCTCGGCGGCCTCCCAGAGCTCCGCCTCCCAGGGGAGGTACGTCCGCAGCGACTCCCGCATCCTGCGCAGCTGTTCGTCGGGGTCGGGGCGGTCCGCGAAGCAGTCGAACGGGCTGCCGGGAACGGCCTCCCAGAGCAGGATGTCGCAGGGGCCGGAGAGGGTCAGCGCGGGCTGGAGGTACAGCTCGCCGACGCCGGGGACGGCGTGCATCCGGGCCCGCGGTCCGGCCGACGGGTCGGGCGCGCCGACCCCGTGCGCGTACAGCGCGGCCAGCGTCCGCTGCGGGGCGTCGAACGGCGAGCGGGCGGCGTCCCGTTCGAAGATCCCGGCCAGTCCGCCGCGGCCGACGGCGACGACCGTCAGCTCGTTCGCCGCGGCCAGTTCCCGCAGACCGGCCCGGTCCAGGCTCCGGTACTCGACCCGGCCACCGCGCTCGGCGACCAGCTCCAGCCAGCGCGCCATCTTCAGCCGCTGGTCCACCGACTGGGCCGGCTCGTCCAGCGTCATGGTGAACTCCAG from Kitasatospora sp. NBC_00458 includes:
- a CDS encoding styrene monooxygenase/indole monooxygenase family protein yields the protein MRGIAIVGAGQAGLQLALGLLALGGYRVTVVSARTPEQLLAGPVLSTQAMFGPALRIERSAGLDLWAGAAPAVRDVDAVLVPEPGVRALEFTMTLDEPAQSVDQRLKMARWLELVAERGGRVEYRSLDRAGLRELAAANELTVVAVGRGGLAGIFERDAARSPFDAPQRTLAALYAHGVGAPDPSAGPRARMHAVPGVGELYLQPALTLSGPCDILLWEAVPGSPFDCFADRPDPDEQLRRMRESLRTYLPWEAELWEAAEPTDAGASLYGALTPEVRRPVARLDGGSGGSGGSGGGGAAAGGADGPAVLGIGDALVVNDPITGQGANSAARAAAAYLVAIVARRGEPFTTEWMHDTFERFWHRHARHTVEFTASMLTMPDHLQAVFGAAAEHPAVARRLANTYAEPIDYAAWLASPELTEEYLATVRSAAPGAGPVPDGPLP